From Echinicola soli, a single genomic window includes:
- the tsaD gene encoding tRNA (adenosine(37)-N6)-threonylcarbamoyltransferase complex transferase subunit TsaD, which produces MKNINILAIESSCDETSASIISNGKILNNIVATQSVHEKYGGVVPELASRAHQQHLIPVIHEAISTAGIAREDLSAVAFTRGPGLMGSLMVGVSFAKSFAYSLGIPLIDVNHMQAHILAHFIDEPKPSFPFICLTVSGGHTQLVLVKDYLEMEVIGETLDDAVGEAFDKTAKLLGLPYPGGPLVDKYAKEGNPQAYEFPLSEMPGLNYSFSGIKTAVLYFLRDRLKEDADFITRNMADICASVQFTLIKMLMQKLKRAAREHKVKEIAIAGGVSANSGLRAELNNLAGELGWKVYVPKFEYCTDNAAMIAMAAHYRYLKGEFCGLDVSPIAKMKL; this is translated from the coding sequence ATGAAGAATATTAATATACTTGCTATAGAGTCCTCTTGCGATGAGACCTCCGCCTCCATTATATCTAATGGCAAAATACTTAATAATATTGTCGCCACGCAATCTGTACATGAAAAATATGGAGGGGTAGTGCCTGAGTTGGCATCCAGGGCCCATCAGCAGCACCTCATTCCAGTCATCCATGAAGCAATTTCCACTGCTGGCATAGCACGGGAAGATCTATCTGCTGTGGCTTTTACGCGAGGCCCTGGATTGATGGGGTCACTGATGGTCGGTGTGTCTTTTGCAAAGTCCTTCGCCTATTCGCTGGGGATTCCGTTGATCGATGTAAACCATATGCAGGCGCATATTTTGGCACATTTTATTGATGAGCCCAAGCCCTCGTTTCCTTTTATTTGCCTGACCGTGAGTGGAGGGCATACCCAGCTGGTTTTGGTGAAGGATTACTTGGAAATGGAAGTGATCGGCGAAACGCTGGATGACGCGGTAGGAGAGGCTTTTGACAAGACAGCTAAGCTTCTGGGGCTACCTTATCCCGGTGGGCCATTGGTGGATAAATATGCGAAGGAAGGAAACCCACAAGCATATGAGTTTCCACTTTCGGAAATGCCAGGACTGAATTATTCTTTTAGTGGCATAAAAACTGCGGTGTTGTATTTCCTCCGGGACCGGCTGAAGGAGGATGCGGATTTTATTACCAGGAATATGGCCGATATCTGTGCTTCTGTGCAGTTTACCCTGATCAAAATGCTGATGCAAAAGCTAAAAAGAGCGGCCAGGGAGCATAAGGTAAAGGAAATTGCCATCGCCGGAGGTGTTTCAGCCAATTCCGGACTAAGGGCCGAGCTGAATAACCTTGCCGGAGAGTTGGGGTGGAAGGTTTATGTGCCCAAGTTTGAGTATTGCACGGATAATGCCGCTATGATCGCGATGGCTGCACATTATAGATACCTGAAAGGCGAATTTTGTGGTTTGGACGTTAGTCCTATCGCCAAGATGAAGTTGTAA
- the smpB gene encoding SsrA-binding protein SmpB: MKKENRFSKIVNIKNRKASFEYEFLDKYVAGISLKGTEIKSIREGKVSLKEAYCYFKRGELFIKQMHISPYTQAAHFNHDAVRERKLLLNRKELDKLESKLTEKGLSVIPVRIFINDRGLAKVEIALGRGKKLHDKRQDIKRKDAKRELDRMAY; encoded by the coding sequence ATGAAAAAAGAAAATAGATTCAGTAAGATCGTCAATATCAAAAACCGTAAGGCAAGTTTTGAATACGAGTTTTTGGATAAATATGTAGCGGGGATTTCCCTTAAAGGAACAGAGATCAAGTCTATTCGCGAGGGGAAAGTGTCTCTGAAAGAAGCTTATTGTTATTTCAAAAGGGGAGAGTTGTTCATCAAACAAATGCACATTTCACCCTATACCCAAGCGGCCCACTTTAACCATGATGCCGTGAGGGAACGTAAACTGTTGTTAAATCGAAAAGAGCTTGATAAATTAGAAAGTAAATTGACCGAAAAGGGGCTTTCTGTGATTCCTGTTCGTATATTTATCAATGACAGGGGGTTGGCAAAGGTGGAGATTGCCCTTGGTAGAGGTAAAAAACTTCATGACAAACGTCAGGATATAAAAAGGAAAGATGCAAAACGAGAACTTGACCGAATGGCCTATTGA
- a CDS encoding C40 family peptidase produces the protein MQNENLTEWPIEHQFGICRMSLVSIYLEPTRGTGLITQLLFGETYEVLGITGDEKWLKVKTTEGLSTGWMFRAQHHSISEEDFYFYNHEDYQVVTSPVSTVKYQGEQIYILAGSHLHIGSIELFDMGGVLEFKGNTRHVKDKATREELTSMAKLFMHVPFLSGGRGFFGIGAGSFIQLAYKMSGYKAPKFISKLMESGKSVDEKKIQLGDIVIFGNNKDIPHHAGIYVGENQVIHVWGLVRVDKIKLDGSVMVRNNSPLYRVLDIRSVL, from the coding sequence ATGCAAAACGAGAACTTGACCGAATGGCCTATTGAACATCAGTTTGGAATCTGCAGGATGAGCTTGGTGAGCATATACCTGGAACCTACACGGGGTACGGGCCTGATCACTCAATTGCTATTCGGCGAAACCTATGAAGTGCTGGGGATAACTGGCGATGAAAAATGGCTCAAGGTGAAGACCACCGAGGGATTGTCGACTGGGTGGATGTTCAGGGCGCAGCACCATAGCATCAGTGAAGAGGATTTTTATTTTTATAACCACGAAGATTATCAGGTAGTCACCTCTCCAGTATCTACCGTGAAATACCAGGGAGAGCAGATCTATATTTTAGCAGGCAGCCATCTTCACATTGGATCAATTGAGCTTTTTGACATGGGAGGGGTGCTGGAGTTTAAAGGAAATACTCGCCATGTCAAGGATAAGGCTACCCGCGAGGAGCTCACTTCCATGGCCAAGTTATTTATGCATGTGCCCTTTCTGTCCGGCGGAAGGGGCTTTTTTGGTATTGGGGCAGGGAGTTTTATTCAGTTGGCCTATAAAATGTCTGGTTATAAAGCTCCAAAGTTCATTTCGAAGCTAATGGAATCCGGAAAAAGTGTAGATGAAAAGAAAATCCAACTTGGAGATATTGTAATATTTGGAAATAACAAAGATATTCCGCATCATGCAGGAATATATGTGGGTGAAAATCAGGTGATTCATGTGTGGGGGCTGGTTAGGGTAGATAAAATCAAACTCGATGGCTCTGTAATGGTAAGAAACAATTCACCTTTATATAGGGTTTTGGATATCAGGAGTGTATTATAG
- a CDS encoding HNH endonuclease, producing MEKKVLVLNLDHTPIAVVNVQKAMILTLLEKVSVLADYPLLSIRTIDREFKYPAVVRLDEYRNVPYRGVLLTRSNLFKRDDNECQYCGSPKHLTVDHVIPRSKGGKSSWANLITACHRCNVQKGDKTPEEVGMLMRKKPFKPTLAYFLADYAERNAEEWIPFLSSRAVEAG from the coding sequence ATGGAAAAAAAGGTACTTGTGCTTAACCTGGATCACACGCCCATTGCCGTGGTCAATGTTCAAAAAGCGATGATACTCACGCTCTTGGAAAAAGTGAGCGTATTGGCGGATTATCCTTTGCTGAGCATTCGTACGATTGACAGGGAATTTAAATATCCTGCTGTTGTACGACTGGACGAGTACAGAAATGTCCCTTACCGTGGAGTGCTGCTGACCAGAAGCAATCTCTTTAAGAGGGATGATAACGAGTGCCAATACTGTGGATCACCCAAACACCTGACGGTAGATCATGTCATTCCACGTTCAAAAGGCGGCAAAAGCAGTTGGGCCAACTTGATCACCGCATGCCACCGATGCAACGTCCAAAAGGGGGATAAAACTCCTGAGGAAGTGGGGATGTTAATGCGAAAGAAGCCGTTTAAGCCCACGTTGGCTTATTTTTTAGCAGATTACGCAGAAAGAAATGCTGAGGAGTGGATTCCTTTCCTTAGCTCCAGGGCGGTGGAGGCAGGTTGA
- a CDS encoding gluconate:H+ symporter: MTVLFVLLSILLLVLLIVWAKLNPFLAFLITSIVAGLLLGIPPEQVAVSVQQGMGSLLGDLVIIITMGAMLGKLVADSGAAQRIADFLMRIFGKKYIHWAMMLTGLVVGIPLFYNVGFVLLVPLVFTVAHQYKLSAVYVGIPLLAALSVTHGFLPPHPSPAALVAQFDANMGMTLLYGMIVAVPTILIAGPLFARYLKSIPASPLKSFRASSKPEEELPGTLNSFLSALLPVVLLVGTTVLLMQTDEGSVFYGYIAFMADPGMVMLFSLLVATFTLGLHQGMKMKHLMDIYVDSVKEVAMIILIVAGAGALKQVLMDSGVSQVIADGLEGWDVHPLVLAWTITAVIRVCVGSATVAGLTTAGIIGPLIQDTGVDPNLVVLAIGAGSLMFSHFNDAGFWMYKEFFNVSIKDTIKSWSVMETIVAVVGLVGVMVLDGLIG; encoded by the coding sequence GTGACAGTACTCTTTGTTCTCCTGAGCATTTTATTGCTAGTTTTACTTATCGTATGGGCCAAACTCAATCCGTTTTTGGCATTTTTAATTACTTCTATTGTGGCCGGATTACTGTTGGGTATACCGCCGGAGCAAGTGGCCGTGTCTGTGCAGCAGGGAATGGGAAGCCTCTTAGGGGATTTGGTGATTATAATAACGATGGGAGCCATGCTCGGAAAGTTGGTGGCAGATAGTGGTGCTGCGCAGCGGATAGCTGACTTTTTGATGCGGATTTTTGGGAAGAAGTATATTCACTGGGCCATGATGCTGACCGGTCTGGTGGTGGGCATACCCTTGTTTTATAATGTAGGCTTTGTCTTATTAGTGCCACTGGTTTTTACCGTGGCCCATCAATATAAGCTTTCGGCGGTGTATGTAGGGATTCCATTGCTGGCAGCCTTGTCGGTGACGCATGGGTTTTTGCCGCCACACCCATCTCCGGCAGCACTCGTTGCTCAGTTTGACGCCAATATGGGGATGACATTGCTTTATGGAATGATAGTGGCTGTCCCTACGATTTTAATTGCAGGGCCATTATTTGCGAGATATTTAAAGAGCATTCCTGCCAGCCCCCTGAAGAGTTTCCGTGCCAGTAGCAAGCCGGAGGAAGAATTGCCGGGTACATTGAATAGCTTTTTGTCTGCCTTGCTGCCTGTAGTGTTGTTGGTAGGGACGACGGTGTTATTGATGCAGACGGATGAGGGAAGCGTGTTTTATGGGTATATTGCATTTATGGCAGATCCGGGGATGGTGATGCTGTTTTCCTTGCTGGTAGCGACATTTACACTGGGACTGCATCAGGGGATGAAGATGAAGCACTTGATGGATATTTATGTGGATTCGGTGAAAGAGGTGGCCATGATTATTCTTATTGTTGCGGGAGCGGGAGCTTTGAAGCAGGTGCTGATGGACAGTGGTGTGAGCCAGGTGATTGCAGATGGACTGGAAGGATGGGATGTGCATCCGCTGGTGCTGGCCTGGACGATTACAGCCGTGATCAGGGTTTGTGTGGGATCAGCGACGGTAGCCGGCCTGACCACAGCTGGAATCATTGGCCCATTGATTCAAGATACGGGAGTGGATCCCAATTTGGTGGTTTTGGCCATTGGAGCAGGGAGCTTGATGTTTTCCCACTTTAATGATGCTGGATTCTGGATGTACAAGGAGTTTTTCAATGTCAGTATAAAGGATACCATCAAATCATGGTCTGTCATGGAGACAATTGTGGCGGTGGTGGGATTGGTTGGAGTAATGGTGCTGGATGGTCTGATAGGTTAA
- a CDS encoding RidA family protein, with protein sequence MSAEENFKKLGLSLPPAPAPKGVYRPCLVDGKYLYLSGHGTVQDDGSLIMGRIGEALDEEEGKLAARQVGLAMLSTIKTNLGSLNKVKRVVKVLGMVNCVSDFERHPYIINGCSELFAEVWGEENGVGVRSAVGFGSLPDNIPVEVEAMFELHQI encoded by the coding sequence ATGTCAGCAGAAGAAAATTTCAAAAAGTTAGGACTAAGCCTTCCTCCGGCGCCAGCACCAAAAGGAGTGTACCGTCCATGTCTTGTCGACGGGAAATATTTATACCTTTCAGGACATGGCACTGTACAAGATGACGGTAGCTTGATCATGGGGAGAATAGGGGAAGCGCTTGACGAGGAAGAAGGTAAGCTAGCGGCCAGGCAGGTCGGGTTGGCGATGCTTTCCACCATCAAAACAAATTTGGGAAGCCTTAACAAGGTCAAAAGGGTGGTTAAAGTCCTGGGGATGGTCAATTGCGTATCGGATTTTGAGCGACATCCCTATATTATTAATGGCTGTAGTGAGCTTTTTGCAGAAGTGTGGGGCGAGGAAAATGGGGTCGGCGTTCGCAGTGCCGTTGGTTTTGGTTCATTGCCTGACAATATTCCCGTGGAGGTAGAGGCAATGTTTGAATTGCATCAGATATAA
- a CDS encoding D-TA family PLP-dependent enzyme, with protein sequence MDWYEIKDVETIDSPTLVVYPKRVRSNIGKLKSMVNEVAQLQPHIKTVKCKEVVKMLMDAGIDKFKCATIAEAEILGMAGAREVLIAYPMVGPKVDRMIKLMLVYQDTEFSCLVDCPEQARHLSAQTYQADVYLRVFVDLNVGTDRTGVRPLAEAMELYDYCKATSHLITMGLHIYDGHIRHRDLGLRKEACDAAFEPVEELAKRVREKYPGKLKIIAGGSPTFPIHALRKGVVCSPGTFAYWDKGYQEGLPEQTFDFAAALVCRVISRPGPQLICLDLGYKSVASEGPLGKRVWFPAHPSWSPVSHSEEHLVIKVAKGEEPPVGEVLYAIPYHICPTVAMYDRVLTVENHEISGSWSTVARKRKINI encoded by the coding sequence ATGGATTGGTATGAGATAAAGGATGTGGAGACCATTGATTCACCAACGCTTGTTGTTTATCCGAAGCGTGTGAGGTCAAATATAGGAAAACTTAAATCCATGGTAAACGAAGTGGCTCAGCTGCAGCCACACATCAAGACGGTGAAGTGTAAGGAAGTGGTGAAAATGCTGATGGATGCAGGGATAGATAAATTTAAGTGTGCAACCATTGCCGAAGCGGAAATATTAGGCATGGCCGGTGCCAGGGAAGTGCTGATTGCCTATCCCATGGTGGGGCCAAAAGTCGACAGGATGATTAAATTGATGTTGGTTTATCAGGATACGGAGTTCTCCTGTTTAGTGGATTGCCCAGAGCAGGCCAGGCACCTTTCTGCACAAACCTATCAAGCAGACGTTTACCTCAGGGTATTTGTGGACCTGAATGTGGGCACTGACCGAACGGGGGTAAGGCCCTTGGCAGAAGCCATGGAGCTATATGACTATTGCAAGGCCACCAGTCACTTGATCACCATGGGACTGCACATCTATGATGGTCATATCAGGCATAGGGATTTGGGTTTAAGAAAGGAAGCCTGCGATGCTGCTTTCGAGCCGGTGGAGGAATTGGCCAAACGTGTAAGGGAAAAGTATCCCGGTAAACTGAAGATTATAGCCGGTGGTTCACCCACTTTTCCGATTCATGCCCTACGAAAAGGGGTGGTTTGTAGTCCTGGAACATTCGCTTATTGGGATAAAGGATATCAAGAAGGACTGCCGGAACAAACATTTGATTTTGCTGCTGCATTGGTTTGTCGGGTGATTTCCCGTCCTGGACCACAGCTGATCTGTTTGGATTTAGGATATAAGTCAGTGGCATCTGAAGGGCCACTGGGGAAGCGGGTTTGGTTTCCTGCCCATCCTTCTTGGAGTCCCGTAAGCCATAGCGAAGAGCATTTGGTAATAAAGGTGGCTAAAGGGGAGGAACCCCCTGTCGGAGAGGTGCTGTATGCGATTCCTTACCACATTTGTCCCACAGTGGCTATGTATGATCGTGTGCTGACCGTGGAAAACCATGAAATCAGCGGAAGTTGGAGTACTGTGGCGCGGAAGAGAAAGATCAATATTTAG
- a CDS encoding dipeptidase, translated as MFTIDAHLDLSMNALEWNRDLRMPVSEINNREKKMTDKPDRGKATVSLPALRAGEIGLIVATQIARYVAPDNPLPGWHSPEQAWAQTQGQLAWYRAMEDAGEMVQITDLNSLEKHLDDWNWGGDKLPIGYILSLEGADSIVDLSYLEKAYSYGLRALGPAHYGSGRYAQGTDATGFMGRKGQDLLKEMERLNIILDATHLCDDSFWEAMDHFNGPVWASHNNCRALVDHNRQFSDEQLKELIARDAVIGGALDAWMMVPGWVRGESTPEGTGCNLEKMIDHLDHICQLAGNADHIGIGSDLDGAFGKEQCPYDLETIADLSNVPDLLQQRGYKEEDIEKVMHGNWLRFLRDVWG; from the coding sequence ATGTTTACAATTGACGCGCATTTGGATTTAAGCATGAACGCTCTGGAATGGAACAGGGATTTGAGGATGCCTGTCTCCGAAATCAATAACCGTGAAAAAAAAATGACCGATAAGCCAGATCGGGGTAAAGCTACGGTTTCGTTGCCTGCGCTTCGAGCGGGAGAAATTGGCTTGATAGTGGCGACGCAGATAGCCCGCTATGTAGCTCCAGACAATCCCCTTCCGGGATGGCATTCTCCCGAGCAGGCCTGGGCACAGACCCAGGGGCAGCTGGCCTGGTACAGGGCGATGGAGGATGCCGGAGAGATGGTACAAATCACAGATTTGAATAGCCTGGAGAAGCATTTGGACGATTGGAATTGGGGAGGTGATAAGTTACCGATTGGCTATATCCTTTCCTTGGAAGGGGCAGATTCTATTGTGGATTTAAGTTATCTGGAAAAAGCTTATTCCTATGGGTTGAGGGCTTTGGGGCCTGCTCACTATGGCTCTGGGAGGTATGCGCAAGGGACGGATGCCACGGGGTTTATGGGGAGAAAAGGGCAGGATTTGCTAAAGGAAATGGAACGGCTGAATATCATTTTGGACGCTACCCACTTGTGCGATGACAGCTTCTGGGAAGCCATGGACCACTTTAATGGACCGGTGTGGGCGAGCCATAATAATTGTAGGGCACTGGTGGATCATAATCGTCAGTTTAGTGATGAGCAGCTTAAAGAACTGATTGCCCGCGATGCGGTGATAGGAGGAGCGCTGGATGCATGGATGATGGTGCCTGGGTGGGTAAGAGGGGAATCCACTCCTGAAGGTACAGGCTGTAATTTGGAGAAAATGATCGATCACCTGGATCATATTTGTCAGCTCGCAGGAAATGCTGATCATATCGGTATTGGGTCGGATCTGGACGGAGCTTTCGGGAAGGAGCAATGCCCGTATGACCTGGAAACCATTGCAGACTTGAGCAATGTTCCAGATTTATTGCAGCAGCGTGGCTATAAGGAAGAAGATATAGAAAAAGTGATGCATGGCAATTGGCTTAGGTTTTTACGGGATGTTTGGGGGTAG
- the rpsA gene encoding 30S ribosomal protein S1 gives MSNNEDFNWDKFETKGFGEGYTSAERAEMEKLYDETLTEISEKEVIKGTVVGVNDKDVIINIGFKSDGLVPRTEFRDLPDLKIGDEVELFIEEQENSLGQLVLSRKKAKMVRAWQDIEDALEFDNVIEGLVKRRTKGGLIVDIYGVEAFLPGSQIDVKPIRDFDVYVGKKMEVKVVKINHANDNVVVSHKVLIEKDLEKQKAEILNNLEKGQVLEGVIKNMTNFGVFIDLGGVDGLLHITDISWGRINHPEEVLNLDDKVQVVVLDFDDDKKRISLGMKQLTAHPWDSLSAELEVGSKVKGRIVNVADYGAFLELAPGVEGLIHVSEMSWSQHLRNPADFVKVGDEIEAVVLTLDKEDRKMSLGIKQLTEDPWTKQDMVTKYAVGTKHQGVVRNLTNFGLFLELEEGIDGLVHVSDLSWTKKIKHPSEYVKVNDELEVVVLELDVDNRRLALGHKQLEENPWDTFEGVFPVGSTHKCTVVSKNDKGAVLELPYGLEGFATIKNLDKEDGSQVEVGDAVDFVVTEFSKDDKRIVLSHTATFREDAMPSKQPAKKTSSAPKKKPAGGGDAQEKSTLGDLDALSALKEKMEGGDKK, from the coding sequence ATGTCTAATAACGAAGATTTTAACTGGGACAAGTTCGAAACCAAAGGTTTTGGCGAAGGCTACACTTCTGCAGAGAGAGCAGAGATGGAAAAGCTGTATGACGAAACTTTGACCGAAATCAGCGAAAAGGAAGTTATCAAAGGTACTGTAGTAGGTGTCAACGATAAGGATGTTATCATCAATATCGGATTCAAATCTGATGGTCTAGTGCCAAGAACTGAGTTCCGTGACCTTCCTGATCTGAAGATCGGTGATGAAGTAGAACTTTTCATTGAAGAGCAGGAGAATTCACTGGGTCAATTGGTACTTTCTAGAAAGAAAGCCAAGATGGTACGTGCATGGCAAGACATCGAAGATGCGCTTGAATTTGACAATGTGATCGAAGGTCTTGTAAAAAGAAGAACCAAAGGTGGTCTTATCGTGGATATCTACGGTGTGGAGGCCTTCTTGCCAGGTTCTCAAATTGACGTGAAGCCTATCAGGGACTTTGATGTCTATGTAGGTAAGAAAATGGAAGTCAAAGTGGTTAAGATCAACCACGCCAACGATAACGTAGTAGTTTCTCACAAAGTACTGATCGAAAAAGATCTGGAGAAGCAAAAAGCAGAGATCCTCAACAACCTGGAGAAAGGTCAGGTATTGGAAGGTGTGATCAAGAACATGACCAATTTCGGTGTATTCATCGACCTTGGTGGTGTGGATGGTCTACTTCACATTACAGACATTTCTTGGGGACGTATCAACCATCCAGAAGAAGTGCTTAACCTTGACGACAAAGTACAGGTGGTGGTACTTGACTTTGACGATGACAAGAAACGTATCTCTTTGGGTATGAAGCAGCTTACTGCTCATCCTTGGGACTCTCTTTCTGCTGAACTTGAGGTTGGTTCTAAAGTGAAAGGCCGTATCGTTAATGTGGCTGACTACGGTGCATTCCTTGAGCTTGCTCCAGGTGTAGAAGGTCTTATCCACGTATCTGAAATGTCTTGGTCTCAGCACTTGAGAAACCCTGCGGACTTTGTGAAAGTAGGTGACGAAATCGAAGCTGTAGTGCTTACCTTGGACAAAGAAGACCGTAAGATGTCTCTTGGTATCAAACAACTTACTGAAGACCCATGGACTAAGCAGGACATGGTGACAAAGTATGCTGTAGGTACTAAGCACCAAGGCGTCGTTAGAAACTTGACCAACTTCGGCTTGTTCCTTGAATTGGAAGAAGGTATCGACGGTCTGGTTCACGTGTCTGATCTTTCTTGGACCAAGAAAATCAAGCACCCTTCTGAGTACGTTAAAGTAAATGACGAGCTAGAAGTAGTGGTGCTGGAACTTGATGTAGATAACAGAAGATTGGCCTTGGGTCATAAGCAGCTTGAAGAGAATCCTTGGGATACTTTTGAAGGAGTGTTCCCTGTAGGTTCTACCCACAAGTGTACTGTGGTTTCTAAAAACGATAAAGGCGCTGTCCTTGAGCTTCCTTATGGACTCGAAGGATTTGCGACTATCAAGAACCTAGACAAAGAAGACGGTTCGCAAGTAGAAGTAGGTGACGCGGTTGATTTCGTTGTGACTGAGTTCTCTAAAGATGACAAGCGAATTGTACTTTCTCATACTGCTACCTTCAGAGAGGATGCGATGCCTTCTAAGCAGCCAGCTAAGAAGACTTCTTCCGCTCCTAAGAAGAAGCCAGCAGGTGGTGGAGATGCACAAGAAAAATCTACCCTAGGTGATTTGGATGCACTTTCTGCGTTGAAAGAGAAAATGGAAGGTGGAGACAAGAAGTAA
- a CDS encoding DUF72 domain-containing protein: MKFGSVEDPSSINFTLPPDHPETSAILQKHKSDEPFEVYVGCAKWNRADLKGFYPRGTKDELTYYATQFNSIELNATFYSSPSIEQVKTWANKTPEDFRFFPKIPNTVSHFKRLINVQEPVMAFADAIANFENRLGMAFLQMHNNFKPKDFDRVEKFIAEFPPEIPLALELRNEEWFADEEILDNYCKLLVENDRTNIIVDTAGRRDMLHMRLTSDTAFIRYVGANADSDYSRLDDWLERIIQWRKQGLKKLYFFVHQNIEKESPLLSAYFIEKLNKEFDLTIKIPNE, translated from the coding sequence ATGAAATTTGGAAGCGTAGAAGACCCGTCATCAATAAATTTCACCTTACCACCTGACCATCCAGAAACCAGTGCCATTCTCCAAAAACACAAGTCTGATGAGCCATTTGAGGTATACGTGGGCTGTGCCAAGTGGAACAGGGCAGACCTAAAAGGGTTCTATCCTAGGGGCACTAAAGACGAACTCACCTATTACGCTACACAATTTAACTCGATCGAGCTCAATGCGACCTTCTACAGCTCTCCCAGCATCGAACAGGTCAAAACCTGGGCAAACAAAACGCCTGAGGACTTCAGGTTCTTTCCCAAAATCCCCAACACAGTCAGTCACTTCAAGCGCCTCATCAACGTACAAGAACCTGTCATGGCTTTTGCGGATGCCATCGCTAATTTTGAAAACCGACTGGGAATGGCTTTTCTACAGATGCACAACAACTTCAAACCAAAGGATTTTGACCGAGTGGAAAAGTTTATTGCTGAATTCCCTCCAGAGATTCCCCTGGCACTTGAGTTACGCAATGAAGAATGGTTTGCTGACGAGGAGATTCTGGACAACTACTGTAAGCTACTAGTGGAAAATGACCGTACCAACATCATTGTAGATACAGCAGGAAGGAGAGACATGCTCCATATGCGACTGACCAGCGACACCGCCTTTATAAGGTATGTCGGTGCCAATGCCGACAGCGATTACTCCAGACTGGACGATTGGCTGGAGCGAATCATCCAGTGGAGAAAGCAAGGACTTAAAAAACTATATTTCTTTGTCCATCAAAACATCGAAAAGGAATCCCCACTGCTTTCCGCCTATTTCATCGAGAAGCTTAATAAGGAGTTTGATCTAACCATAAAAATACCAAATGAGTAG
- a CDS encoding c-type cytochrome, translating into MSIKRSLLSVPFRFCNMALIFSFLLLGINAFAADPEVSDSEDAIKAGESLFNANCKTCHKLDQKFTGPALRGVSDRRDIAWIQEFVKNSQKVIQSGDAAAVKLFADFNNTVMPAHPFLSDEDVMSLLSYIEYGGQEEAASAEGGAEGAAAGASSSGVPSEYLTIILAVLVVVLLLILIVLGLIVSVLTKYLNKQPLEEEDKEFINQKTDFKKVLKSDAFIIIVTAIVVALVAKTAIDGLYTVGVQQGYQPTQPIAFSHKLHAGDKEIPCQYCHTGVEIGRSANIPSPNICMNCHMHVQNVAGKEGVSPEIQKIYDAVDNNQPIEWVRVHNLPDLAYFNHSQHVKVGGVECQTCHGPIEEMEVVRQHSALTMGWCIDCHRKTDIKTAGNEYYDKLVQLHAESKDALKVKDIGGLECAKCHY; encoded by the coding sequence ATGTCAATCAAACGCTCATTATTAAGTGTTCCCTTCAGATTTTGCAACATGGCGTTGATTTTTTCCTTTTTGTTATTAGGAATTAATGCTTTTGCTGCTGACCCTGAAGTTTCTGATAGTGAAGATGCCATTAAGGCTGGTGAGTCACTATTTAACGCCAACTGTAAGACCTGTCACAAGCTAGATCAGAAATTTACCGGCCCAGCACTAAGAGGGGTTAGTGACCGAAGAGACATAGCCTGGATTCAGGAGTTTGTAAAGAATTCACAAAAAGTGATCCAAAGTGGTGATGCCGCAGCGGTAAAGCTTTTTGCCGATTTTAACAACACGGTGATGCCAGCTCACCCATTCTTGAGTGATGAGGATGTGATGAGCTTACTTTCCTACATTGAGTACGGAGGTCAGGAGGAAGCTGCTTCAGCTGAAGGTGGAGCAGAAGGTGCAGCTGCCGGTGCGTCAAGCAGCGGAGTGCCCAGCGAGTACCTCACCATTATTTTAGCGGTTTTGGTAGTGGTGTTGTTACTGATCCTTATCGTCTTGGGATTGATTGTTTCTGTATTGACCAAATACCTGAACAAGCAGCCCCTTGAAGAAGAGGATAAGGAGTTTATCAACCAAAAGACGGATTTTAAGAAAGTCCTTAAGAGTGATGCCTTTATTATCATTGTCACGGCCATTGTGGTTGCTTTGGTAGCCAAAACAGCTATTGATGGCTTATATACAGTAGGTGTGCAGCAGGGCTATCAGCCAACTCAGCCGATTGCCTTTTCCCACAAATTGCACGCAGGTGACAAGGAAATCCCTTGTCAATACTGTCACACAGGAGTGGAGATCGGCAGATCCGCTAACATTCCTTCTCCAAATATCTGTATGAACTGCCATATGCACGTTCAAAACGTAGCAGGTAAAGAAGGGGTTTCTCCTGAGATACAGAAAATTTACGACGCAGTAGATAATAATCAGCCTATAGAATGGGTAAGGGTACATAACTTACCTGATCTGGCATACTTCAACCACTCTCAGCACGTAAAAGTGGGAGGTGTTGAATGCCAGACTTGTCACGGTCCCATCGAGGAGATGGAGGTAGTGCGCCAGCACAGTGCCCTGACCATGGGGTGGTGTATTGACTGTCACAGAAAGACAGACATCAAAACAGCTGGTAATGAATACTACGACAAGTTGGTACAGCTGCACGCAGAATCAAAAGACGCGCTGAAAGTAAAAGACATCGGCGGTCTGGAATGTGCTAAGTGCCACTATTAA